One Aspergillus oryzae RIB40 DNA, chromosome 2 genomic window carries:
- a CDS encoding lipase/esterase family protein (arylacetamide deacetylase) has translation MPLNTVALSVALTPAVISTFFSHYLHRKSLHNKPSVHIEYDEGVRIFREFLAYSAKHSVEDLQSFTSQRVPSPHWVRTETVTIPTQYLSSAATALIDQLGPKGLSQVGGKEWWQWRGPVDDLQGEWVEMRNDYNERTRARKIHGIHPSQKRIMFYIHGGAYYFGSLETHRYQMQRHARKLKGRVFARALSTFVVAAYRLAPQFPFPCSLQDCLAAYLFLLKEHKPEEIIFAGDSAGGGMALSLLCILRDQGLPLPAGAILISPWVDLTHSFPSIVKDNPGDYIPPYGFRHRPSAAWPPPNSDEIEAIKKGLGKQPATESSAQEAIPPKGSQAQETAVKGYSVHENPSSKESPNAANDSDNPKVLIDGKTVEIKDQIHMYTTNQLLFHPLVSPVLQPSLGGLPPLQILSGGGEMLRDEQFYVAHKAANPTAYPPSDAFLDEYDPEREALHKYPGTHVQLQVWDDLCHVATTLSFTRPAKYMFRSIAQFGAWTLACAQETEIEIVDDTEISPISSDSSDDPDTPADAHQAENSKQSVASVGKAGDRLPPFKERMIRQRVDKRGHIYHLEPQASCPVLQIPSSQVGTINPELVKKWLAAKKEWDVKYAKDKLHVQRQRVKELAQCFQQDFVGEVPPPSSLAARRSAPGVMPSRGGRKSYPMTMWSNWASRHDERSLQREHKKEKEGQSRRTSVEAGRAGACMKATEVDKGASPDKEQDASDETKSSETRTEEDASRRLDDRSSNPMILLPPYDEKRFTEENASTQALFHARGTIASTSDLSMARKQRPVSQAGSGTVRSGITSDVADDTSTLGDRSLAVTNTGVDAASTRAVRNSVGVVGLINDGDSAYRSIDFYSMPRDSGDLETTSLGGRTTEGDISRTVSRPGMAEREFYKTAQEHPVA, from the exons ATGCCCCTGAACACGGTCGCACTCAGTGTGGCCCTCACCCCTGCTGTGATctcgacattcttctctcat TATTTGCATCGTAAATCGCTCCATAATAAACCAAGCGTTCATATCGAATACGATGAAGGTGTTCGGATATTCCGTGAATTCCTCGCCTACTCGGCCAAGCACTCCGTCGAGGATCTTCAATCCTTCACAAGCCAAAGAGTCCCCAGTCCTCACTGGGTGAGGACTGAAACGGTTACCATACCCACTCAATATCTGTCATCTGCCGCAACCGCCCTGATCGATCAATTGGGCCCCAAGGGGTTATCGCAGGTTGGAGGGAAAGAGTGGTGGCAATGGCGCGGACCAGTAGATGATTTGCAAGGCGAATGGGTCGAAATGAGAAATGATTACAATGAGAGAACGCGGGCTAGAAAGATTCATGGGATTCATCCGAGCCAGAAACGTATTATGTTCTACATACACGGCGGAGCCTATTACTTTGGAAGTTTAGAGACGCATCGGTACCAGATGCAACGTCATgctaggaagctcaagggACGAGTGTTTGCACG AGCGCTAAGTACGTTTGTTGTAGCGGCATATCGTCTAGCTCCACAGTTCCCATTTCCTTGCAGTCTGCAGGACTGCTTGGCTGcttatcttttccttctgaaGGAACACAAACCTGAAGAGATCATATTTGCTGGAGACTCTGCCGGTGGAGGAATGGCGCTCTC TCTGCTATGTATTCTTCGTGATCAGGGCCTGCCTTTGCCCGCAGGAGCGATCCTGATTTCACCTTGGGTTGATCTCACTCATTCTTTTCCTAGTATAGTGAAGGATAACCCCGGCGACTATATACCTCCCTACGGATTCAGACACAGGCCTTCTGCCGCCTGGCCGCCGCCAAACTCGGATGAAATAGAAGCCATTAAGAAAGGCCTAGGGAAACAGCCTGCTACCGAAAGTAGTGCACAAGAGGCGATCCCGCCCAAAGGCAGTCAGGCTCAGGAGACAGCTGTCAAGGGTTATTCGGTTCACGAGAACCCATCGTCCAAAGAATCTCCGAACGCAGCGAACGATTCCGATAATCCCAAGGTTCTCATTGATGGTAAGACCGTTGAGATCAAGGACCAAATTCATATGTATACGACCAACCAACTGCTATTCCACCCACTCGTTTCTCCTGTTCTACAACCGTCCCTGGGAGGCCTACCTCCCTTGCAGATTCTAAgcggtggaggagaaatgCTACGAGACGAGCAATTCTACGTTGCTCATAAAGCAGCGAATCCGACTGCTTACCCGCCCAGTGACGCTTTCCTGGACGAGTACGACCCCGAACGTGAGGCGCTGCACAAATACCCCGGGACCCACGTTCAGCTTCAAGTTTGGGATGATCTATGTCATGTTGCGACCACTTTGAGTTTCACTCGCCCAGCGAAATACATGTTTCGATCAATCGCACAGTTTGGAGCATGGACTCTGGCATGTgcccaagaaacagagatCGAAATTGTGGACGACACTGAAATCTCACCAATATCATCTGATAGCTCGGATGACCCAGACACACCCGCAGATGCACACCAAGCAGAAAATTCGAAACAGTCTGTGGCATCTGTCGGGAAGGCTGGCGATCGGTTACCTCCCTTCAAAGAGCGCATGATTCGTCAAAGGGTCGACAAAAGAGGCCATATATATCATTTGGAACCCCAAGCTTCGTGTCCTGTCCTTCAAATCCCAAGTTCACAAGTCGGAACCATCAATCCGGAACTGGTTAAGAAATGGCTTGCGGCAAAAAAGGAATGGGATGTGAAGTACGCCAAGGACAAGCTTCATGTCCAGCGCCAACGCGTCAAAGAGTTGGCTCAGTGCTTTCAGCAAGATTTCGTGGGCGAGGTGCCCCCTCCCAGTTCACTGGCGGCGAGAAGGTCTGCACCTGGTGTCATGCCATCTCGTGGTGGCCGGAAGAGCTACCCTATGACAATGTGGAGCAATTGGGCCAGCAGGCATGACGAGAGGAGCCTTCAAAGGGAGcacaagaaggagaaagagggtcAGTCCAGGAGAACCAGCGTGGAGGCTGGACGTGCCGGAGCTTGCATGAAAGCAACAGAGGTTGATAAAGGTGCCTCTCCGGATAAAGAACAG GATGCATCAGACGAGACAAAGAGTTCAGAAACCAGGACCGAGGAAGATGCCTCTCGCAGGCTTGACGATAGGAGTTCCAACCCTATGATACTCCTGCCCCCATATGACGAGAAGAGGTTCACGGAGGAAAACGCGAGCACGCAAGCACTTTTTCACGCACGAGGAACTATAGCCTCGACTTCAGACCTATCTATGGCCCGGAAGCAGCGACCGGTGTCCCAAGCCGGGTCAGGCACAGTTCGAAGCGGCATCACATCCGATGTTGCAGACGATACCAGTACTCTCGGAGACAGATCGCTCGCCGTTACCAACACCGGCGTTGATGCCGCTAGTACTCGGGCAGTACGAAACTCTGTCGGAGTCGTGGGTCTGATCAACGATGGCGACTCGGCCTATCGTTCTATTGATTTCTACTCTATGCCTCGCGACTCGGGTGATCTCGAGACCACTTCTCTTGGTGGGCGGACGACGGAAGGAGATATCTCTCGCACCGTTTCTCGCCCGGGAATGGCCGAACGAGAGTTTTATAAAACTGCACAAGAGCACCCTGTAGCATGA
- a CDS encoding Mrp/NBP35 family ATP-binding protein (ATPases involved in chromosome partitioning) yields the protein MHSTMLRKRFFSTFRALQHDNPLGLPRSGTPPSFPRRRGLPEKRKIRDVKKIIAVSSAKGGVGKSTIAVNLALSFARRGIRTGILDTDIFGPSIPTLLNLSGEPRLDEKNCLLPLTNYGLKSMSMGYLLPQPTPSPEDPSTIPMDTTPISWRGLMVTKAMHQLLHSVSWGPLDVLFLDLPPGTGDVQLTIGQEIIVDGAVIVSTPQDIALRDAVRGFGMFQKMDIPVLGMVRNMAFFACPQCGHQTKIFSHGDKIDGSEHSHQAEDWGVVAECKRLGVEFLGDIPLDARVCEDADRGMPTVVAEESQDRSVRRKAFLDVAEKVAGKVGIEW from the exons ATGCATTCAACTATGTTGCGGAAGAGGTTTTTCTCAACCTTTCGTGCTTTGCAGCATGATAACCCACTA GGTCTTCCTCGCTCCGGCACGCCGCCCTCATTTCCTCGTCGCCGCGGGTTACCGGAGAAGCGCAAGATTCGcgatgtgaagaagattatCGCAGTTTCATCTGCTAAGGGTGGAGTAGGGAAATCTACAATTGCTG TAAACCTAGCACTATCATTCGCACGGCGCGGAATCAGAACAGGAATCCTCGACACTGACATCTTCGGCCCATCCATACCCACACTCCTCAACCTCTCAGGCGAACCCCGACTAGACGAAA AGAACTGCCTCCTCCCATTAACAAACTACGGCCTAAAATCAATGTCAATGGGCTACCTCCTCCCGCAACCGACGCCCTCCCCCGAAGACCCCTCCACAATCCCCATGGACACAACTCCCATCTCCTGGCGCGGTCTCATGGTCACGAAAGCAATGCATCAACTTCTCCACTCGGTCTCCTGGGGTCCCCTCGACgttctcttcctcgaccttccCCCCGGTACAGGCGACGTCCAATTAACGATTGGCCAGGAGATCATCGTTGACGGCGCGGTGATCGTGTCCACGCCGCAGGATATTGCTCTACGAGATGCAGTAAGGGGATTCGGGATGTTCCAGAAGATGGATATCCCCGTTCTAGGCATGGTGAGGAATATGGCGTTTTTCGCGTGCCCGCAATGTGGGCATCAGACGAAGATCTTTTCACATGGTGATAAGATTGATGGGTCGGAGCATTCTCATCAAGCGGAGGATTGGGGTGTTGTGGCTGAGTGTAAGAGGCTGGGGGTTGAGTTTCTGGGGGATATTCCGCTTGATGCCAGGGTCTGCGAGGATGCCGATCGGGGCATGCCAACGGTTGTTGCGGAGGAGAGTCAGGATCGAAGCGTTAGAAGGAAGGCCTTTTTAGATGTTGCGGAGAAGGTCGCAGGGAAGGTTGGGATTGAATGGTGA
- a CDS encoding AATF family protein (apoptosis antagonizing transcription factor/protein transport protein): protein MGPKSLAEQIAELEDPTPKDFDPEDLERGGSDSEDEGGRAADSSAGREHYQAVGKAKLRKQDPVDLGKQYAGARVSRDALDADSDDDPFKARSGDEEEGSEDEDEDEDMSDEGDEEQPQKSKAAQKKGHGARIVDDMRSDDSEEIGSDEDSEDFDKDDMDEMPSDGDEDEDEDEDEEDDDEEDDDDDDDDDDEEEEEEEEEEEEEESSARRVKFAKTAKSDDREELRRLMASDQKTITATISQAAKADAVKGKAVKQQRATFDALLNTRIKLQKGLTAINQLSVAAKEEEDLDGEAIKSAESAALALWSTLEDLRLALADAQTQDESKKRKRPSAVSPSTSTASLWKRMADLESDSVAHRRAILDKWSLKVRGSNATIPNSRGKLLGSAASGQQSITAVLDAQIASETDRAAKRARTANGNSTDEDQEPIYDDTIFYQSLLRDLVEQRMSSSDAITNGVDTLHIQLPSRGLSIHPVTGMRKDKVKRDVDTRASKGRKMRFDVHEKLQNFMAPEDRGTWTTHAREEFFASLLGKTASGMLREGDDEDASAAEESDSDREEGGLKLFRS from the exons ATGGGTCCCAAGTCTTTGGCGGAGCAAATTGCTGAATTGGAGGATCCGACTCCGAAAG ATTTCGATCCGGAGGATTTGGAGCGCGGTGGCTCTGATAGTGAGGATGAGGGTGGTCGCGCTGCCGATTCAAGTGCCGGGAGGGAACATTATCAGGCTGTTGG CAAGGCGAAGCTTCGCAAGCAGGACCCGGTTGATCTAGGGAAACAATATGCCGGTGCACGAGTTAGCAGAGATGCGCTCGATGCTGATAGCGATGACGATCCGTTCAAGGCCCGGTCTggcgatgaggaggagggtagcgaagatgaggatgaggacgaggacatgTCGGACGAGGGCGATGAGGAGCAACCGCAAAAATCGAAGGCAGCTCAGAAGAAGGGCCATGGCGCAAGGATTGTTGATGACATGAGATCGGATGACTCGGAGGAGATTGGAAGCGACGAGGATTCGGAAGATTTTGACAAGGATGATATGGATGAGATGCCCTCTGACGgtgacgaagacgaagacgaggatgaagatgaagaggatgatgacgaggaggacgacgacgacgatgatgatgatgatgatgaggaggaggaggaggaggaggaggaggaggaggaggaggaatctTCTGCTCGTCGTGTGAAGTTCGCAAAAACCGCAAAATCAGATGATCGGGAAGAGCTGCGCAGACTGATGGCTTCTGATCAGAAGACCATCACGGCCACCATATCCCAAGCTGCTAAAGCCGATGCGGTCAAAGGAAAGGCAGTTAAGCAGCAGCGTGCAACTTTCGATGCGCTCCTGAACACCCGTATCAAGCTGCAGAAGGGTCTCACCGCgatcaaccagctgtccgtcgcagccaaagaagaggaggatctcGATGGGGAAGCTATCAAGTCCGCCGAATCCGCCGCCTTAGCTCTCTGGTCTACTCTCGAAGACCTGCGCCTTGCCCTCGCAGACGCGCAGACTCAAGACGaatcgaagaagaggaagcgaCCTTCCGCAGTTTCCCCAAGTACATCTACCGCTTCGTTGTGGAAGCGCATGGCGGATCTTGAGTCCGACTCGGTTGCCCACCGCCGAGCCATCCTTGATAAATGGTCGCTCAAGGTGCGCGGGTCTAACGCTACAATTCCTAACAGCCGTGGAAAACTCTTGGGCTCAGCCGCTAGCGGGCAACAGAGCATTACTGCTGTTCTAGATGCGCAGATTGCATCTGAAACTGATCGCGCTGCCAAGCGCGCGCGTACAGCGAATGGTAACTCTACTGATGAGGACCAAGAGCCTATCTACGACGATACCATCTTCTATCAGTCACTTCTCCGGGACCTCGTTGAGCAGCGCATGTCGTCGTCCGATGCTATCACCAACGGCGTCGATACATTGCATATTCAGCTGCCTTCTCGTGGTCTTTCTATTCACCCTGTGACCGGAATGCGCAAGGACAAAGTTAAGAGGGATGTGGATACACGTGCGTCGAAGGGACGGAAGATGCGCTTTGATGTCCatgagaagctgcagaaCTTTATGGCACCAGAAGATCGAGGCACATGGACTACCCATGCCCGAGAGGAGTTCTTTGCTTCTCTCCTCGGAAAAACGGCAAGTGGGATGCTACgagagggtgatgatgaggatgctaGTGCTGCTGAAGAAAGTGACTCGGATCGTGAGGAGGGCGGATTGAAACTTTTCCGGAGTTAG
- a CDS encoding uncharacterized protein (predicted protein), which produces MAMYFHVGTTFMEHYNDETYYTSPVFFWTNIEISLAVILACLPTLRPLWIIIRGRPMTFGSKSYEPYSSSRQSGRSARNHKRIPDTINELDTINLVERGAES; this is translated from the exons ATGGCCATGTACTTCCATGTTGGAACTACCTTTATGGAGCACTACAACGACGAAACAT ACTATACCTCTCCGGTCTTTTTCTGGACGAATATCGAAATCTCGCTCGCTGTCATCCTTGCCTGTCTTCCGACGTTGCGTCCACTGTGGATCATTATCCGAGGCAGGCCTATGACCTTTGGCTCCAAATCCTACGAACCCTACAGCTCCTCGAGACAGAGCGGTCGATCCGCCCGAAACCATAAGAGGATTCCGGACACGATCAATGAGTTAGACACGATCAACCTTGTCGAGAGGGGCGCTGAATCTTGA
- a CDS encoding FAD-binding oxidoreductase (predicted protein), with amino-acid sequence MATLIVSLLLTLLAREVLGLSPVRVSHELGPHLSPSALITGANTTAYPRWSEFDAPKPGVVVTVATEQDVARTVHYCTSNGIPFLAQNGGHGWANTFHLGTDGLLINIKQLNTIDFSDNKTEVTVGGGVEISEMIAAASKNGALVQTGNCNCVGALGATLGGGYGNLMGLMGLGVDNVLSLNVVMADGRLHTITPKDRDLWWAMLGAGPNFGIVTSAKLKAHPVAPSGQTAWFGQLIYTADKVEAVVEAIDNITLEPKMNLFLYYMNSGSPDYTPMLVVTPFYYGTEAEGRAAFATFLDLSPTEDTTTELQYPHWNDGAAGFCTKGGYKPAYTVGLARMNPSTWKEVWDEYVSYIARNGTGSSLILMEAYSLEKARSVPESSTAFALRNKVNFNAVVIPWYYDTSLRSGAEAFGSKIRDLWRSTDELDSPATYINFAHGDEDLTSIYGANVDRLKAIKARVDPGDVFNQWFNL; translated from the exons ATGGCGACTTTAATTGTGTCCCTGCTTCTGACTCTTCTCGCCCGTGAGGTCCTTGGACTATCCCCGGTGCGTGTCTCCCATGAGCTGGGGCCTCACTTATCTCCATCAGCTTTGATTACTGGTGCAAACACAACTGCGTATCCGCGTTGGAGCGAGTTTGATGCTCCTAAGCCCGGAGTTGTGGTGACCGTGGCTACGGAGCAGGATGTAGCCAGAACA GTGCACTACTGCACGTCCAATGGCATTCCATTTCTGGCTCAAAATGGAGGACATGGCTGGGCAAATACATTCCACCTGGGAACGGACGGACTTCTGATCAATATTAAACAACTAAACACGATCGATTTTAGTGATAACAAGACGGAAGTCACGGTCGGGGGAGGAGTtgagatctcggagatgattGCGGCTGCCTCCAAGAATGGTGCCCTCGTTCAGACTGGTAACTGTAACTGTGTTGGAGCTCTGGGTGCTACTTTAGggggtggatatggaaaccTCATGGGTCTGATGGGCTTAGGAGTCGATAACGTCCTGTCGCTCAACGTGGTTATGGCCGATGGTCGCTTGCACACCATCACTCCCAAGGATCGGGATCTCTGGTGGGCGATGCTCGGTGCTGGCCCTAACTTTGGAATTGTCACGTCTGCAAAATTGAAAGCGCACCCAGTCGCACCTTCGGGCCAAACCGCCTGGTTTGGACAACTAATCTACACCGCAGACAAGGTCGAAGCTGTGGTGGAggccatcgacaacatcACTCTAGAGCCGAAAATGAATCTTTTCCTATACTACATGAATAGTGGCTCTCCGGACTACACACCTATGCTCGTTGTCACGCCATTCTACTACGGAACTGAGgcggaaggaagagctgcaTTCGCAACCTTCCTGGACCTTAGTCCGACGGAGGACACTACGACCGAACTTCAATACCCGCACTGGAATGATGGGGCGGCGGGATTCTGCACCAAGGGTGGGTATAAACCGGCATATACTGTTGGTCTTGCTCGGATGAACCCCAGCACCTGGAAAGAGGTTTGGGATGAGTATGTCTCGTATATTGCGCGGAATGGCACCGGCAGCAGCCTGATTCTCATGGAAGCATATTCTCTGGAGAAAGCTCGCTCCGTACCGGAGTCATCTACTGCCTTTGCATTGAGAAACAAGGTCAACTTCAATGCGGTTGTTATCCCATGGTACTATGATACCAGCCTTCGTTCGGGCGCCGAAGCGTTCGGCTCCAAGATTCGTGACCTCTGGCGCTCTACTGATGAGCTTGACTCCCCCGCCAC GTACATCAACTTCGCTCATGGGGATGAGGATTTGACCTCGATCTATGGTGCGAATGTGGACCGGCTCAAGGCTATCAAGGCGCGAGTGGATCCAGGAGATGTTTTCAATCAATGGTTTAATCTGTGA
- a CDS encoding uncharacterized protein (dehydrogenases with different specificities (related to short-chain alcohol dehydrogenases)) produces the protein MAPQSIVLISGANRGLGYETAKNLLLSGNYHIIIGSRDCSKGDAAADSLRTLPGIHGTVSTIQLDVTDDQSVDDAKARIESDFGHLDVLVNNAGIYLLNQEAVRDALRLTLETNVTGAASLTEALLPLLLKSTNPRLVFVSSSNGSMTYNLDPNSPHGGTHATEHRVAKAALNMLLVQYHMKLKSVKVLGADPGFCATDVIGDADALRRMGATEPEVGAQIIASVVKGEKDDQPGRVHGPQGIVPW, from the exons ATGGCACCACAATCAATTGTCCTCATCTCTG GCGCAAACCGGGGTCTCGGCTACGAGACAGCCAAAAATCTACTTCTGTCAGGCAACTACCACATTATCATCGGTAGTCGAGACTGCTCGAAGGGCGATGCAGCAGCCGACTCTCTCCGCACCCTGCCTGGCATCCACGGCACCGTGTCAACGATCCAGCTAGACGTAACGGACGATCAGTCCGTTGATGACGCAAAAGCACGTATTGAATCGGACTTCGGCCATCTGGACGTGCTCGTCAATAATGCAGGCATCTATCTCCTCAACCAAGAGGCTGTCCGTGATGCCCTGCGGCTTACTCTTGAGACCAACGTCACGGGTGCGGCAAGTCTGACAGAAGCGCTGCTTCCTCTACTCCTGAAGTCTACTAACCCCCGGTTGGTCTTTGTGAGCTCTTCCAATGGGTCAATGACATATAATCTCGATCCGAACTCCCCGCACGGTGGCACACATGCCACGGAACATCGCGTAGCCAAAGCTGCACTCAATATGTTACTAGTGCAGTACCatatgaagttgaagagcgTTAAAGTCCTGGGTGCGGATCCGGGATTCTGTGCAACTGATGTCATTGGAGATGCGGACGCGTTGCGCAGAATGGGCGCGACAGAGCCGGAGGTTGGGGCGCAGATTATCGCCTCGGTCgtgaaaggagagaaggatgaCCAGCCGGGAAGGGTTCATGGCCCTCAGGGTATTGTACCGTGGTAA
- a CDS encoding GMC family oxidoreductase (choline dehydrogenase and related flavoproteins) — MGSIALEADYIIVGGGLAGCAVASRLKQRSPSLDILILEAGSDPSSNPNTQSFTGAFSLLGSDLDWTYSTEPQKNTGNRVHTIHSGKALGGGSVVNFGGWSRGDATDYDDWARIVGDQRWSYDGLLPYFRRSESFFDSNADPKQHGFEGPIHVTSVSASDPNRRYPLREPIKDAWNEIGVQYNPDGCSGNLSGISEFLETWRDGKRQAAHQVYSLEGVQLLTEAIVHRVEFTDGAQNGQKTVSAVLLSDGRRFNARKEVILAAGTLRTPQVLMLSGIGPTDILSHHAIPIIIDAPEVGKNLNDHFALYQLYKLRNPERGLALGSPVFSDPAFMKGFPGDWVVNQDVPADILGAAVRNDNVRFGSPTDESFWRPGRPLVETLVAYAPAGVPGVPMDGSFIMTSVMLLASTSRGTVSIRSPLPTDPPLVDSNYFDTEADRVTLIHGSRRTMQALLDTSALADYIETEVPPPGMPALSSRSSDDEFEARIRATGLAHHHPAGTTAMGKVVGPDLRVFGVHNLRIVDASILPLSIGGHPQATLYAVAEQAADIILGADAQA; from the coding sequence ATGGGATCAATAGCATTAGAGGCGGATTACATTATTGTGGGCGGCGGACTGGCTGGGTGCGCGGTCGCCTCACGCCTGAAGCAACGCAGCCCATCCCTCGACATTCTCATTCTCGAGGCAGGCAGTGACCCTTCCAGCAACCCCAACACACAATCCTTCACGGGTGCCTTCTCGCTCCTTGGCTCTGATCTCGATTGGACCTATAGCACCGAGCCCCAGAAGAATACGGGCAATCGAGTGCACACTATCCATAGCGGGAAGGCCctgggaggaggaagtgtAGTGAATTTCGGTGGCTGGAGTCGCGGGGATGCGACCGACTACGATGACTGGGCCAGAATAGTCGGAGACCAGCGATGGAGCTACGACGGCTTACTTCCGTACTTTCGCAGGTCGGAGTCGTTCTTCGACTCTAATGCAGACCCCAAGCAACACGGATTTGAGGGACCTATTCATGTCACTTCGGTCTCTGCCAGTGACCCTAACAGACGGTATCCTCTTCGGGAGCCAATCAAGGATGCTTGGAACGAGATTGGGGTTCAATATAACCCTGATGGCTGCTCTGGAAATTTATCTGGTATCAGTGAATTCTTAGAGACCTGGCGCGACGGAAAGCGTCAAGCAGCACACCAAGTGTACAGCTTGGAAGGTGTGCAGCTGCTTACGGAAGCTATTGTTCACCGAGTCGAATTTACGGACGGCGCCCAGAATGGACAGAAGACTGTTTCCGCGGTACTTCTGTCGGATGGCCGGCGCTTCAATGCACGTAAGGAGGTCATTCTGGCAGCCGGTACTCTCCGGACACCCCAGGTCCTCATGCTATCAGGAATTGGACCAACTGATATACTATCCCATCACGCGATCCCAATTATCATCGATGCGCCAGAAGTCGGTAAAAACCTGAATGATCACTTTGCGCTCTACCAGTTATACAAGTTACGCAATCCAGAGCGCGGGCTCGCCCTGGGTAGTCCCGTCTTCTCAGATCCCGCCTTTATGAAGGGCTTTCCTGGAGACTGGGTTGTTAACCAGGACGTACCGGCGGATATTTTGGGGGCAGCAGTGCGTAATGATAACGTGCGATTCGGCTCCCCTACAGACGAATCTTTCTGGAGACCTGGGCGACCGCTCGTGGAAACTCTAGTTGCCTATGCTCCGGCTGGTGTACCCGGAGTTCCCATGGATGGCAGTTTTATCATGACCTCGGTCATGTTGCTCGCTTCAACATCCCGTGGAACCGTCAGCATTCGGTCGCCATTGCCCACGGACCCTCCCCTGGTCGACTCTAACTACTTTGACACAGAAGCCGATCGTGTTACATTGATCCACGGCAGTCGGCGCACGATGCAGGCTCTGCTGGATACGTCCGCTTTAGCGGATTATATCGAGACTGAAGTGCCTCCCCCGGGAATGCCAGCTTTATCATCTCGATCATCGGACGACGAATTCGAGGCCCGGATCCGGGCGACTGGTCTGGCTCACCATCATCCAGCAGGTACAACCGCCATGGGCAAGGTAGTCGGTCCAGACCTTCGTGTCTTTGGCGTTCATAATCTTCGCATCGTAGATGCGAGTATACTGCCGCTGAGTATCGGTGGCCACCCGCAGGCGACCCTTTATGCAGTTGCCGAGCAGGCTGCAGACATTATTCTCGGGGCCGACGCCCAGGCATGA